The sequence AAGTAGAGTATTTTTTAAAATTGCTTTCCAAAAATAAAATTTATTTACAAGAATGCATTTCTCCTCAAGAAAAGATGTTGCAAAACTTTGAAGAAAAGAGTTTTTTTTCCGAGATTGCAGAAATACTAAAAACTTATAGTGAAGAAAAAAAGATAGAAACTTTTGAAGATCTTTATTATTTATTAAAAGCATTGCTATCAATTCTTAGTGATACAGCTGCTCCAAGAATTAAAAATCGTGACCCTATTTTATTTGATTTATATTTCAATGGTGATGCATATAGTCTTAATATTTTAAGGCAAAAATGGGAAAGTATTGCTAATCAAAAAAAACATTCTTTTGTGCAAAGACGTATTGCTTCTATTGTTGCTAGATTAATAAATATTACAAAATTTCAACATGAAGCCAGTGTACAAAGATTGGTGAGTATTTTATTAGAAGTTCCTGAAAATATTTCAGATGATAATGTTTTGCAAGAATTGGAATTGATTTGCGATGATGGTGAAAAGTGGAAAAAAATTTATAATGATGAAAAAGCAAATAGTTTTGTAGATGCAATTAAGAATTTGCAGGATACACTAAATGAAAACACGCAAGAAATTGAAGAGTTCAATCAAATGAGAAATAAAATTGTTGAACAAGGTGAGGAGTTTATTGCACAACAAAAAGGAGAAAATCTCTTAAATATTGCGAATCGATTTTATGAAAAAATCAGTTCTTTGAACCAGTTTATTTATAAAAAAGAAAATCATATTAAAGATTTAAATGAGCAATTGTATAAAGTTACAATTTTATTGCAGCAAATGGAAGAAAAAACAAAAATAGATACTTTGACAAAAGTTTATAATCGCTGTTATTTGGAAGAATTATTATGGAATTGTGAAGCACAATTTATGGAAGAAAAAAATAATTATTCTGTATTGTTTTTTGATATTGATGGTTTTAAAGAAGTTAATGATTATTATGGACATTTAGCTGGAGATGAATTGCTTAGTAGTTTTGCAGATATTTTGAAAAACAACTCTAGGGCTTCAGATATTATAGGGCGTTATGGTGGAGATGAGTTCTTGATTATTATGCCAAAAACTGATTTGAAAATCGCAAAAGATGTAGCTCTTAGAATTTGCAATGCGGTTTCTGAAGAAAAAGTTACTTATCATGATGAAAAATTACATTGCTCCACAAGTATTGGTGTTGTAGAGAGAAAAGATTTTGCGACAAAAGAGGAAATGTTAAGAAAGGCTGATGAACTTCTTTATAAAGCTAAGAAGAATGGCAGGAATCAAGTACAATGGGAATAGACTTAAGGGATTTTTTAGAAAGCAAAGGAGCAGAATATGCCCCCTTTGATCCCAATAGGGCGAAAAATATTTTTCAAACATTTAGAGATTTTCTTTCCTTGCAATGCTATAAAATTCATGTTATTGGAACAAATGGCAAGGGTAGCAGTGGAAGATATCTTGCTTTGTCTTTGTTGCAACAAAAAAAGAAAATTTTACATTTTACTTCTCCTCATCTTTTGGATTTTAATGAGAGATTTTATAAAAATGGAGCATTAATTAGCGATGAGGAATTAAAAAAAGCTCATGAGTTTTTACAGCAATTTCCAAGTGTGCAAGAGGCAAGTTATTTTGAATATATGACATTTTTAGCATTGGTTTTAGCTCAAGATGTAGAGTTTTTTATCATGGAAGCAGGACTTGGCGGAGAGTATGATTCTACAAGCTGTATAGAAAGTGATTTAAGTATTTTTACTTCTATAGGTATTGATCATCAAGAGCTTTTGGGACAAAGTTTAGAAGAGATTGCTACTACGAAATTAAATGCTATGCAAAAAGTAGCAATTTTGGCTAAGCAAAAAAGTCAAATAGTAGGGGAAATTGCAAGAAAAATTGCCATAAAAAAGAATGTTAAGCTTATTGAAATTAATCAAGAATATGAAAAAAAATTTCAAAATGTGTTGGAAAAGATTAAAGTAGGATTTTTACAAGATAATTTTTTAAATGCAATGGTAGCAATGGAGTTTTTAGGCTTTAAGATTCCTTTAGAGCCTGTGGTTTTGGATTTGTGTGGCAGATTTGAACAAATTGCTAGTAATGTTTTGATAGATGTGGGACATAATGAAGATGCAGCATATGGGCTTCAGAAATGTTTGGGGAATCAAAAAGTTGTGCTTGTTTATAATTCTTATGTTCAAAAAAATATTGAAAAAATTTTAGAGATTCTAAGAAAAAATATTTTAAGGATTGAAATTTTAGATGTAAATCATCCTAGAATTATTCAAAAAGAAGAATTGATAAAGATTCTTCAGAAATTGGAAATTCCATTTTGTAGTTTTCAAAAAATTGATACTAGCGAAACATATTTGGTTTTTGGTTCTTTTAGCGTTGTGGAAACTTTTTTGAAAGGCGGATATGTATAATAAACTTGTTGTGACTATTGTAGATGAAAAGGGGTCAAAGCAATTTAAAGTACATCGCTATATTAAAAAAATTATTTTTTGGGGAATTTTTGGTTTTATTTTTATTATTATTGGTGCATTTTTTTTTATGAAATTTTTAATGCAGACGATTGAAGATGTTGCGATGGAGCAAAATATTGCAATTTCAGAGTATCGCTATATTTATCAACAAAATGAAGAGCTAAAAGAGAGAATCCAAAAAAAAACTAATGAACTCAATGTGATTCATCAAAGGATTGGAGATCTTGAAAATATTATTGATACGCAAAAAAATAAGCAACAAATTGATAGGTTTGAAGAAGTTGATCTCAAGAGTTTAGATGATGCACAAAAAGATCTTATTTTAAATCTCGTGCCAAATGGCGATCCTATCAAGGATTTTTTTAGTAAAAGTAAAACTTATTCTAAAGAAAAAAATAAAAGTAAAGAAGCTTTAGCAATATTTTATAAAATCAATCCAAAAACTCCAGTTTACGCTGCTTCTGATGGTGTTGTAGAAACTATTATAAGGGGACAGAAAAAAAATTTTGGTAATGGTAATACAGCTAAGCTTAATCATCTCTTTGGTTTTAATTCTTGGTATAAACATTTAGATGAGATTGTAGTTAAGCGTGGAGAATTTGTAAAAAAAGGAGAATTGATTGGATATGCAGGAAGTTATGGAGATGGTTTATATTATGAAATATCTTTTTTAAATAAACTTTTGTCAGCAGAAAAATTTACATTATGGGGAATGGATAATTTTGATGAAATAATTTTAAATGAAAATAAAGTGGACTGGAAAAGTCTTGTGTGGATTATTCAAGATATTTTAAAACTTCAAGATTATCAAAATCCCTATTACGAGAAAGTTTATGAAAAATAAACGTTTGGTTTTTATGATTACAGATCATAAAGGAAGCTTTTATTTTAATGTTAGTATGCTTGTAAGACAAATTAGTCTTTATATCTTGCTTGCAATTTTTGCTTTGATTATTTTTATTGTAGTTTCTATTGGAGTTGTGCGAACAGAGATAAAAGACATAAATAATAAAAAAAATATTTTAAATCAAGAATTTAGAAAAACTATAAAAATTAATACCACGTTAAATAATGAGATTACTCAAAGAATGGAAGAAATAAATATTGCTGGGGATAGAGTTGATGATTTGGAGGATATTATAGGGGTTTCAAAGTCTGAGGATGCTATAATAGAAAGCAGTCTTTTGAGTAGAATTGATATTGCAAATATTACAGGTGCTCAAAGGGCATTTATTATGAAATTTATTCCTAATGGATTCCCGTTAGATAAATATCTAAGAATTTCAGCAGGTTTTGGCACGAGGATGCATCCCATTTTACATATTTTGCATAAGCATACAGGAGTAGATTTTAGTACAAGTTTAAATACACCTGTTTATGCAACTGCAGATGGTGTTGTAGAATTTGCAGGAATGGGTTGGAATGGTGGATATGGAAATTTGGTAAAAATTACGCATTCTTTTGGTTTTAAAACTTATTATGCGCATTTAAATTCCATTGTGGCGCGTAATGGGCAGTTTGTCAAAAAAGGGCAAATTATTGCTTATAGTGGAAATACAGGTGTTTCTACTGGCCCACATTTGCATTATGAAGTGCGTTTTTTAAATAATCCAATAAATGCCTTGAATTTTGCTAAATGGAATATGAAAAATTTTGATTTTATTTTCGATAATGAAAGGATAGTAGCATGGCAATCTTTACTAGCACTGATCAACAATCTAATGCTCCCATCAAGGGTGGTGCAGCAACAATAATTGCACAAGGAACAAAAATTAAAGGCGATATGCATATAGATTGTCATTTGCATATTGATGGAGATTTTGAGGGTAATATTTATTCTAAAAATACCGTCATGATTGGTAAAACAGGTAATGTACTTGGAAATATTTTTGCACAAAAATTGATTGTAAATGGAAAATTTAATGGTGTTACCGAAAGTAGTGTGGTAGAAATTTTACCAACAGGAAGAATTGAGGGTAGGGTTATTACACCAGAGTTTGTGATTGAACGCAAGGGTGTATTTGTAGGTGAAAGCAAAATTGTGGATAAAAATAAAGACAGAGAAAAAGAAAAAGTGGAGAAGTAATGCAAGCTAGATTTTATGCTCATTTATTAGAGAAATCATCTACAGAGATTTTACTCACAGAAAATGATAAAGAAACCCAGGTGCTTTGGCAAGTAGCGCAGTATTGTTATGAAAAAAAGATCCTACAAAAAAAACCAGTGGTTTTACCTGATTTTCGTGCAAGAATGGGAGATGATATTAGGTCTTTTAGTGAAGAATTTTTGACTTTATTGGCGCAATTGAGGGAGTATTATACACAAGAAAGTTTGCTAATTACACCGATTTCTAGTGTACTTTATCCTCTACCAAAAAAGGAATTGCTACAACCTTTAGAAATCATTAAAAAAGATCTTTATAATCTTGAGGAGTTAAAGCAAAAATTTGTGCATTTTGGCTATGAGGTAGTAGATATTGTTGAGATGGAAGGAGAAGTGAGTTTTCGTGGGGATATTATAGATATTGCAATTCCTAATGGAAAAAATTATCGCTTGAGTTTTTTTGATATTGAATGCGAAAGTATTCGCACCTTTGATTTGCAAACTCAAAAAAGTAATCAGCAGGAATTAGAAAATTTAAAAATCCCTCCTGCGTTATTTAGTCTCAATCAAGAGCAGTATGATGAAATATTGCGTAGAATTGAGAGTTTAGATACAGATAGTTTTTATAAGGATTTATTTTCTCTTGGTTTTTGGTGTTTAGATTCTTTAGCTGAAAAGTTTTTATTACATAAAAATGTTGTAATGACACCAAATGCAAGAGATTATACACAAGAACTTTTTGAACGCGATTTGCAAGATCCTTATGGTAAAGATTTTTTTATGCAGTTACCTTTTTTAAAAGATAAGAAAGATTATGCAGATCTTAATATAGAATCAAAAAATTTAGAGTATTTTTTACAACTCAATGCTGATAAACGCATAGAGATTTTAGTGCCTACGCAAATGATGCAAGAGCAGTTTCAAGCACAAGGATTATATGCAGAGGTCTCATCACTTGTTTTAAATATTGCGTTGCCAGAGAAATATATTATTTCTCTTAATTCTTATCCTAAAACCAAGAAAAAACAAAAACCTCGTATTGCTATTGATGAGCTTAATGTGGGCGAGTATGTTGTGCATACCACTTATGGAATTGGTATTTTTCGTGGTATAGAACAGGCAAAAATTTTAGGAGCTACTAGAGATTTTATTCGGATTGATTATCAAGGAGAAGATTCTTTATTATTGCCTGTTGAAAATCTTAATACTATTGATCGTTATGTGGCAGGTTCTGGAGGTGTACCCATTGTTGATAAGTTAGGAAAAGGCAATTTTTTAAAACTTAAAGAAAAAATCAAAACAAAACTTTTTGAAATTGCTGATTCTATTATTGCTTTAGCAGCCAAAAGAAAACTTATTGAAGGTAAAAAAATTGATACAACATTGCCTGAAATTTTGCTTTTTAAGGAGAGTGCTGGTTTTGTTTTAACGCAAGATCAAGAAAGAAGTATTGAAGAGATTTTTACAGATCTTAAGAGTGGTCAAGTAATGGATCGACTTTTGAGTGGGGATGTAGGATTTGGTAAGACTGAAGTAGCGATGAATGCAATTTTTGCAGCTTGTAAAAATGGATTCCAAGCAATGATGATTGTGCCTACAACTTTATTAGCATTGCAGCATTATCATACTTTGAAGAAAAGATTGGAGGGACTACATGTCGTTCGATTAGATCGTTTTGTTAAGGCTGCTGAAAAAAGAAAGATTTTAGATGCTTTAGCAAGCGGAAAAATTGATGTGGTAGTAGGGACACATGGATTATTAAATGCGGTGTTTAAAAATCTTGGGTTGATTGTAATTGATGAGGAGCATAAATTTGGTGTTAAGCAAAAAGAAAGTATTAAATCTTTGAGTAAAAATGTGCACCTTTTAAGTATGTCTGCTACACCAATCCCCAGAACGCTTAATATGGCATTATCACATATTAAGGGTATGAGCAGTTTGCTTACCCCACCTAGCGAACGCTTAAGTACTAAAACTTTTGTAAAAGAAAAAAGCGATGCGGTAATTAAAGAAACTATTTTGCGAGAATTAAGACGCAATGGACAAGTATTTTATATTTATAACAATATTGCAAACATTACAAATATTGCAAGAGATTTGAAGGAATTGTTACCACAACTTGAAATTGCAATTTTGCATTCCCAAATTGATTCTAATACGACAGAAGAAATCATGATGGCCTTTGCAGAGAGGAGGTATCATTTATTACTTTGTACTTCTATTGTAGAATCTGGAATCCATCTTCCTAATGCTAACACAATTATTATTGATGGGGCAGATCATTTTGGTTTGGCAGATTTGCATCAGCTTAGAGGTCGTGTAGGTAGAGGAGATAAAGAGGGTTTTTGTTATTATCTCATTGAAGATAAAGATAAAATTACTCCAGAGGCTTCAAAAAGATTACTTGCATTAGAAAAAAATTCATTTTTAGGTAGTGGTGCTATGATTGCCTATCAAGATTTAGAAATTAGAGGAGGGGGGAATTTATTAGGTGAAGCACAAAGCGGACATATTAAAAATATTGGTTATAGTCTTTATCTCCGTATGCTTGAAGATGCAATTTACCAACTTAGTGGGAAGGAACAATTGCAAGAGAAAGATGTAGAAATTAAGTTACAAGTATCTGCTTATCTTAATCCTGATTTGATTAATAGTGATACTTTGAGACTTGAGCTTTATCGAAGATTATCATTGTGTAAAAATGCAGAATCTGTTTATGAAATTGAAAGAGAAATTGTAGATAGGTTTGGGACATTGGATTTTTATACCAAGCAGTTTTTGATTCTTATTTTGATAAAAATTGTGGCACGAGATGTGGATATTACATTGATTTCAAATTTCAAAAAAGATGTAACATTTTTCTTTAGAGATAATTCTAAAAAGTTTTTAAGTATTCAGGATGAGGAAAATTTATTAGCTGAGATTTTAGAGTTTTTGAGAAAAATCTAAAATAATAGCAGGTTGAAAAATAGAGAAAATTGGATTTTTATAGTAGAATATAGTATTAAAGAATAGGGGTATTATGAAACATTTTTTAACTTTAAGGGATTATCAACAAGCTGATATTATCGAAATTATTAAGCTTGCTATCGCAATCAAAAAAGATTATAAAGAAAATAAAGAGCGTAATGATATGCACAAAAAGATTCTAGGAATGATTTTTGAAAAAAATTCTACTAGAACGCGTGTAAGCTTTGAAGCAGGAATTTATCAGCTTGGTGGAAATGGGATCTTTTTATCAGGTAAGGAAATTCAGCTTAGTAGAGGAGAAAGTATCGCAGATACCGCAAGGGTGATTAGTTCGATGGTAGATATGATTGTAATTCGTACTTTTGAACATGAAAGACTAGAAGAGTTTGCAAAATTTTCATATGTCCCTGTGATTAATGGATTGAGTGATTTATATCATCCTGTGCAGGTAATAGCAGATTATCTCACTATGATTGAAAATGGAATTTTTGTAAAAGGGAGTTTTGATGCAGCATATAAGCAAGATCCGCGTGTGGTTTATGTGGGTGATGGAAATAATATGACACATTCTTGGTTGTTATTAGCTGCAATTATGGGATTTGAGATTAATATTGCTTGTCCAAGAGGATATATGCCAAAACAAGAAATTTTGGAATATGCACAAAAAATTAGTACCAAAGATATTCGTATTTATGAAGATCCTAATGAGGCAATTAGGGGGTGTAATGTTGTTGTAACAGATACTTGGGTGTCTATGGGGCAAGAAGAACAGAAGGAAGAAAAAAAGAAAATTTTTAAGGATTATTGTGTTGATTATGCTAAGATGGAATTAGCAGATAAAGAAGCGATATTCTTACATTGTTTGCCAGCATATCGTGGGCAAGAGGTAAGTGAAGAAGTTTTAGAAGGAAGACAAAGTCGAGTATTTCAAGAAGCAGAAAATAGATTACATGCACAAAAAGGAATTATGGTATGGCTAAACAAACAAAGTTAGTTGAAATTTTAGGTGCTAATAATCAGGCGGTAATGCAGTCAATAGATTCCCATACTTTGCAGTTACACTTAAGTAGTGGAGAATTCTCTAAGAGCGAGCCTTGGTTTTTAAAAGATGAAAAAAATCAAGAATATGTTGTATTGCCACAAAAGGTTTTACGTAATATTATTATGCTTATCCGAAAAGCACATGAAGATCGTTTGAAGGTAGAGTTAGAGCGTGATATTATTATGCATGCACCTATAGATTTTGATGATGTGATGAGTGTAGCAATTAATAGAGTAGAATCTTTGCGTGGAAAAGATGGAAGTTTGCCAAATATTGATAGTATGCAGATTGTTAAAGAAATTAAAGAAAAACATCCAAATTTATTTATAGATTTAAATACTAATGCTTTTGTAAGAAGTTTATAATGATAGATTTTAAAAAATTTTCAAGTTACTCAAAATCTGGTCCTCGTTATACAAGTTATCCTACTGCGGTAGAGTTTAGTGAGAATTTTACACAAGAAACATTGCAAGAGGCATTTTTGCGCAATGATAAACGAAAAGATATTCCATTATCCATTTATGTGCATTTACCATTTTGTAAAAGTGCGTGTTATTTTTGTGCATGTAATGTGATTTATACAAATAGTGAAGAAAAAAAAGAGCGTTATTTGGGGTATTTGAGGAAAGAATTAGAGATTCTCAAAACCCATATGGATACAAGACGTGAAGTTGTGCAATTGCATTTTGGTGGTGGTACTCCAACTTATTTTAGTGCAAAGCAACTTGAAGAAGTTATCACTCTTATTCGTAACACTTTTACAAATTTTGCAAGTAATGCTGAGGTGAGTTGTGAGATTGACCCAAGACATTTCACAGAAGATCAGATGATTGTTTTAAAAAATGGTGGTTTCAATCGCGTGAGTTTTGGTGTGCAGGATTTTGATGAAAAGGTGCAGAAAGCTATTAATCGCTATCAAAGTATGGAATTGATGCAAAATGTCGTGGGAATTGCACGAAAACATGGTATTTTTTCAATTAATTTTGACCTTATTTATGGACTTCCTTATCAAAATATTAATACTTTTGAAGAGACTTTGAAAAAAGCGATTTCTTTGAAACCTGATCGTTTTGCAATTTTTAATTATGCACATGTTCCTTGGATTAAAAGAACAATGGCAAATATTGATGAATCTACACTTCCAACTCCAGAAAATAAGTTAAAAATCTTGGAATTTACTATAAAGTTTTTACAGGAGAGTGGTTATAAAATGATTGGAATGGATCATTTTGCAAGGGCTGATGATGAACTTTATCTTGCGAGTCAAAAAGGTGAGCTTCGAAGAAATTTTCAAGGCTATACTACGAGGGGATTCTCGCAGACAATTGGAATTGGACTTACTTCAATTGGTGAAGGAGTGGATTATTATGTGCAAAATTATAAAGATATTAAGAGTTATGAAAAAGCTTTAGATGAA is a genomic window of Helicobacter anatolicus containing:
- a CDS encoding GGDEF domain-containing protein, which encodes MILRDKLKLIFEELKKIDSSTQDEKVEYFLKLLSKNKIYLQECISPQEKMLQNFEEKSFFSEIAEILKTYSEEKKIETFEDLYYLLKALLSILSDTAAPRIKNRDPILFDLYFNGDAYSLNILRQKWESIANQKKHSFVQRRIASIVARLINITKFQHEASVQRLVSILLEVPENISDDNVLQELELICDDGEKWKKIYNDEKANSFVDAIKNLQDTLNENTQEIEEFNQMRNKIVEQGEEFIAQQKGENLLNIANRFYEKISSLNQFIYKKENHIKDLNEQLYKVTILLQQMEEKTKIDTLTKVYNRCYLEELLWNCEAQFMEEKNNYSVLFFDIDGFKEVNDYYGHLAGDELLSSFADILKNNSRASDIIGRYGGDEFLIIMPKTDLKIAKDVALRICNAVSEEKVTYHDEKLHCSTSIGVVERKDFATKEEMLRKADELLYKAKKNGRNQVQWE
- a CDS encoding Mur ligase family protein, producing MGIDLRDFLESKGAEYAPFDPNRAKNIFQTFRDFLSLQCYKIHVIGTNGKGSSGRYLALSLLQQKKKILHFTSPHLLDFNERFYKNGALISDEELKKAHEFLQQFPSVQEASYFEYMTFLALVLAQDVEFFIMEAGLGGEYDSTSCIESDLSIFTSIGIDHQELLGQSLEEIATTKLNAMQKVAILAKQKSQIVGEIARKIAIKKNVKLIEINQEYEKKFQNVLEKIKVGFLQDNFLNAMVAMEFLGFKIPLEPVVLDLCGRFEQIASNVLIDVGHNEDAAYGLQKCLGNQKVVLVYNSYVQKNIEKILEILRKNILRIEILDVNHPRIIQKEELIKILQKLEIPFCSFQKIDTSETYLVFGSFSVVETFLKGGYV
- a CDS encoding M23 family metallopeptidase, yielding MYNKLVVTIVDEKGSKQFKVHRYIKKIIFWGIFGFIFIIIGAFFFMKFLMQTIEDVAMEQNIAISEYRYIYQQNEELKERIQKKTNELNVIHQRIGDLENIIDTQKNKQQIDRFEEVDLKSLDDAQKDLILNLVPNGDPIKDFFSKSKTYSKEKNKSKEALAIFYKINPKTPVYAASDGVVETIIRGQKKNFGNGNTAKLNHLFGFNSWYKHLDEIVVKRGEFVKKGELIGYAGSYGDGLYYEISFLNKLLSAEKFTLWGMDNFDEIILNENKVDWKSLVWIIQDILKLQDYQNPYYEKVYEK
- a CDS encoding M23 family metallopeptidase, with translation MKNKRLVFMITDHKGSFYFNVSMLVRQISLYILLAIFALIIFIVVSIGVVRTEIKDINNKKNILNQEFRKTIKINTTLNNEITQRMEEINIAGDRVDDLEDIIGVSKSEDAIIESSLLSRIDIANITGAQRAFIMKFIPNGFPLDKYLRISAGFGTRMHPILHILHKHTGVDFSTSLNTPVYATADGVVEFAGMGWNGGYGNLVKITHSFGFKTYYAHLNSIVARNGQFVKKGQIIAYSGNTGVSTGPHLHYEVRFLNNPINALNFAKWNMKNFDFIFDNERIVAWQSLLALINNLMLPSRVVQQQ
- a CDS encoding bactofilin family protein — encoded protein: MAIFTSTDQQSNAPIKGGAATIIAQGTKIKGDMHIDCHLHIDGDFEGNIYSKNTVMIGKTGNVLGNIFAQKLIVNGKFNGVTESSVVEILPTGRIEGRVITPEFVIERKGVFVGESKIVDKNKDREKEKVEK
- the mfd gene encoding transcription-repair coupling factor; this translates as MQARFYAHLLEKSSTEILLTENDKETQVLWQVAQYCYEKKILQKKPVVLPDFRARMGDDIRSFSEEFLTLLAQLREYYTQESLLITPISSVLYPLPKKELLQPLEIIKKDLYNLEELKQKFVHFGYEVVDIVEMEGEVSFRGDIIDIAIPNGKNYRLSFFDIECESIRTFDLQTQKSNQQELENLKIPPALFSLNQEQYDEILRRIESLDTDSFYKDLFSLGFWCLDSLAEKFLLHKNVVMTPNARDYTQELFERDLQDPYGKDFFMQLPFLKDKKDYADLNIESKNLEYFLQLNADKRIEILVPTQMMQEQFQAQGLYAEVSSLVLNIALPEKYIISLNSYPKTKKKQKPRIAIDELNVGEYVVHTTYGIGIFRGIEQAKILGATRDFIRIDYQGEDSLLLPVENLNTIDRYVAGSGGVPIVDKLGKGNFLKLKEKIKTKLFEIADSIIALAAKRKLIEGKKIDTTLPEILLFKESAGFVLTQDQERSIEEIFTDLKSGQVMDRLLSGDVGFGKTEVAMNAIFAACKNGFQAMMIVPTTLLALQHYHTLKKRLEGLHVVRLDRFVKAAEKRKILDALASGKIDVVVGTHGLLNAVFKNLGLIVIDEEHKFGVKQKESIKSLSKNVHLLSMSATPIPRTLNMALSHIKGMSSLLTPPSERLSTKTFVKEKSDAVIKETILRELRRNGQVFYIYNNIANITNIARDLKELLPQLEIAILHSQIDSNTTEEIMMAFAERRYHLLLCTSIVESGIHLPNANTIIIDGADHFGLADLHQLRGRVGRGDKEGFCYYLIEDKDKITPEASKRLLALEKNSFLGSGAMIAYQDLEIRGGGNLLGEAQSGHIKNIGYSLYLRMLEDAIYQLSGKEQLQEKDVEIKLQVSAYLNPDLINSDTLRLELYRRLSLCKNAESVYEIEREIVDRFGTLDFYTKQFLILILIKIVARDVDITLISNFKKDVTFFFRDNSKKFLSIQDEENLLAEILEFLRKI
- the argF gene encoding ornithine carbamoyltransferase, whose amino-acid sequence is MKHFLTLRDYQQADIIEIIKLAIAIKKDYKENKERNDMHKKILGMIFEKNSTRTRVSFEAGIYQLGGNGIFLSGKEIQLSRGESIADTARVISSMVDMIVIRTFEHERLEEFAKFSYVPVINGLSDLYHPVQVIADYLTMIENGIFVKGSFDAAYKQDPRVVYVGDGNNMTHSWLLLAAIMGFEINIACPRGYMPKQEILEYAQKISTKDIRIYEDPNEAIRGCNVVVTDTWVSMGQEEQKEEKKKIFKDYCVDYAKMELADKEAIFLHCLPAYRGQEVSEEVLEGRQSRVFQEAENRLHAQKGIMVWLNKQS
- a CDS encoding DUF2603 domain-containing protein, with amino-acid sequence MAKQTKLVEILGANNQAVMQSIDSHTLQLHLSSGEFSKSEPWFLKDEKNQEYVVLPQKVLRNIIMLIRKAHEDRLKVELERDIIMHAPIDFDDVMSVAINRVESLRGKDGSLPNIDSMQIVKEIKEKHPNLFIDLNTNAFVRSL
- the hemN gene encoding oxygen-independent coproporphyrinogen III oxidase, with product MIDFKKFSSYSKSGPRYTSYPTAVEFSENFTQETLQEAFLRNDKRKDIPLSIYVHLPFCKSACYFCACNVIYTNSEEKKERYLGYLRKELEILKTHMDTRREVVQLHFGGGTPTYFSAKQLEEVITLIRNTFTNFASNAEVSCEIDPRHFTEDQMIVLKNGGFNRVSFGVQDFDEKVQKAINRYQSMELMQNVVGIARKHGIFSINFDLIYGLPYQNINTFEETLKKAISLKPDRFAIFNYAHVPWIKRTMANIDESTLPTPENKLKILEFTIKFLQESGYKMIGMDHFARADDELYLASQKGELRRNFQGYTTRGFSQTIGIGLTSIGEGVDYYVQNYKDIKSYEKALDEGKLPVERGVVLDFDDILRKEVIMQLMNNSKLYFCKIEEKFLIDFKEYFAKELQALQVFVDDGILEITEEGIFANPTGSMLIRNIAMCFDAYLEKIPHEKRRFSKTV